The DNA sequence tctttttgcttaaaattCTATGTTCTTGCTAGCTACACGCCTGTAAGCATTACCTTTTTCACACACTTTGATAACTTTCTTAAGAACACTACTTAATAATAACACATGCCATTTATTTTTATCATCCATACCTTTGTTTTTTCACTGCAAAGTACCACTTACCGCTGCTTTTACAGCCTCTTGCAGATGCAATACATTATCAAAATCACGACGTGATTAAACTTCTAGAGAAACATGGAGCAAAGCTTCCGGTAAAGACATGGAGCACTCTGCGATTGTTTTTATCACCATATCATTTTCTGCTAAATCCTGTTTTGTTTACGCTATCATTAATAATGTCAATTTAGATCTGAATCGGCGTAACTTTAAGCTAACTTTTTAAAGTTATCTTGTCATATGTCATATTAAATATAGGTAGCCCCCATGCACGTTAAAAATGTCCGTGAAGTGCCAGAGTATGAGATAGACCCAAAGGAGCTTGATTTTACGGACAGTGTGGAATTAACAAAGGTGACTTTCTTTCATGTGTATGCTTGATGTGAACTAAagctattttaatatatatagcttTGATATTTcgtcattatataatttttctagtGTTTGGGTGTTGAAATCTATCAGTACGCTACAATAacttaaaactataataaatatttgtatgtgagtattatattaaaagtgtatgtattttatttatgatcATATATATTGTCTATACATGAATGCGGGTGCAGGGGTGCGTAGTATGGGGATACGGGAATTcggcaaatttaaaaatacgggCATTTGGGTGTGGGGGAATTTAGCAAGtgtaaaacataaatatatatataatatataatatatatcaatagtttgaatttatatatttaaactaaatagtaaacaTTAAGTTCAATATTCTTAGTAAGTGATATAATGATTACTTAATAGCACAATAGTTGCAGTATCAGGTAATTTAGTGATTAAGTAAtcatctaattatttatttaattaaaaagaataccCAAGATTCGCCGCACCCCCGAGAATCTCCAAGAAGCGAATTCTCGGTGTGGTGGTTGAGTGGAGAATTCCCGATTTCTAGGGTTGGGCTATGTGTCAAAGTGTTCAATTTGTGAAATCTCATCTTACTCAAGACTTTATACTATAGGCATTTGTCTGAAAAAGGGGCGGAAGTTATATGTGTccagaaataatattatttttatggcAAAGCTTCGATGCAGAAAAGATTGTACTTGTATGTTAACTGTTAAGGATCTTGAAGACTGTGCAGAGCTAAAAGTCTTATTAAGTTATTGAGTGTTTGATTTGCAACAGAATGAAtgaagaaaattttgattttatgcgaaGAAGCTTAATTGCCcacaaaatatataacatgTAGCATGTATGGTTAGAAATTGGCCACTAGTTGTAGTTCTCAGAACTATTTAATAAGCTGCAGTTTAGTCAAAGTTTATACTTGTTGTTTAGAACCCTTTTGTTGATGTACATTGCCATCTATTCTTTCTTTATATCTTACCAACATTTGTATGCATCCATTTTgtcaatttataatataacagGGTACGTACCGTGTTGTTTCTTGGCGTGGAACACAAGTTGCCGCAAAGAAGCTTGCCGAGGAAGTGACTAACAATGATGATAAAGTGTGGGTACTTGTGTATTATTTcaacttattatatatttaataaattgcaCTTAGTAATTTTTGCTAGTCTTCTCATATGTGTTGTATTTGCTCTTTTTGTTTAGGAGGGCTTTTATAGACGAGCTTGCTTTGCTTCAGAAAATAAGGCATCCAAATGTTGTTCAGTTTCTAGGTGCTGTTACTCAAAGTAGTCCAATGATGATTGTCACAGAATATTTACCCAAGGTCTTTATTACTTCTAGATTGATATCATTTGAATTACTGATATGCAGAAACTGACTATTTGTGTTCAGCTCTGGTGCTTTCTTCTAAATGCATGCTCTTTTTGCTACATCATTTTGTTATTAAATACCGTCTTGGCCTTAATTCGTACTATTTATCATGTGGATCAGTTACATTTTACGAATATTGGAATGTTTGGGCTACGTTTGGCTTGTGGAAAGTTTTTGTACTTCATACAGATAATATTTGAAGTTGGCCTCTTAGAATCCATAGGCTCATAGTTGGTAACCATACTTGTGCTTGTTATAGGGTGATCTGTGTGCATATATGAAAGAAAAAGGACCACTGAGACCGCTGAAAGCAGTGAGATTTGCACTTGACATAGCAAGGTTTGTACCTAATTTTTGGCTTCAGCAGTAATTAGTCTTTAGCATATCGAGACTGGTAATTATTGCCTTATTTCCTTATTGTGGTGTACACTTCTTGTTAGCGTAAGATTGATATTAAATAGCACAAAAGTAGCTACATTAAGCATTGTGACTTGTGTTCATGAGACGTTCATTGATATTGaggctataatttttttaaagtatttctttttatatttactttAGTCTTAAAACATTGTAATTGAAAGAAGTCCATCATGATTTTAACATTTTGCTGCACCGGAATATCGGgactattaaaatttagttgagcAAATTGCGGATTAATTCTTTGAAGACACAAAGACATTTATATCTGACCACTGAAAGtaaaatttctattttcatTTAGCTTATAAACAATCTACTTGCGAATGGTCTGCCCCCTCTCCCCCTCAAAAAacagaaagaaaaaagaaaacagtCGGACATAGGTGTTCTTAAAAGGACATCTTTAGTAAATTTGACTTGCAATTCCTGTGTACGAGTTGGTGAAGAATATCTTCcataattgtgtgtgtgtgtttgtatttatattttaaactttcCATTTTGAGGATGAAGAGACTACTACTTGTATGTTATACTAAGTGTAAGGCTGTGCAATTTGATAAGACTGGTAAGGATGATTTTCtgggttttagttatattataaatatcctAGAAGTATATAGCGATTATTGTAATAGTCATCTTTGCAAAGAGAATAGAAAACACATACAGCATATTGGCAAAGGTTTAAATATATTAAGCTTAGTTGCTTGGTGATCCAAATGAAACCTAGTTGGGCAGTTGATAAATAATGTTTGAGATCGTGGAAAGATCTGTAGAAGTGCCCTGTCGAGAATACTGAATTTGATGTTAAAGAAAATGTGTCATGTGTGTTTATACGTATAATTGTACAAGTAACCTATTGTTTGACAAACTTGCAGGGGATTGAACTATTTGCATGAAATTAAACCAGAAGCAATAATTCACCGTGATCTTGAGCCTGCGTAAGTTTCTTGTTACTGTAATAAAATGCTATAGACATGCAATAGAAGCACACATGGAAACAAGAACGACATTGTATAATTTCCATTAATTGCCATGGATTCCTAGAGAATTTATATTGACTATTTATGTCCGACACACTTGTTTATTATAATCAATATTGTTATAGGAAAACTTTATTTGCTTTAGGAGTATAATAAAAGTAAAATGATAAAAACAGTAAAAGGCTAgggttttttataattaaataattggaAATGAGAGTAGTTAAAAGTGGCGTAAATTTAGGTTATGAGTTATGCCAATGCAATGGGTTCAGGTTTGCCTTATGAGGATATATGTCTCTTATTCCTCGCCACCACTGATCCAGCCTTTGGATAATGTTGGGTGCTAATGCACTTAATCCACACAATTGCATAATAGTTTTATTGAAGTTCTGTTTTGGCTTTGATGCGGGAGAAATCTCTTATGTATTTTGTATGTAACAGTAACATATTGCGGGATGACTCTGGGCATCTAAAAGTTGCAGACTTTGGAGTTAGCAAACTGTTAAAGGTTACCAGCAGAGTTAAGGAGGATAGACCAGTGACTTGTCAAGATACATCTTGTAAGTAAAACTTTTAAAATACTATTACTATATCAGTCACTGTAACAATGAAGTTGGatgccaaaagtcaaagttggataaaattagtaatatgttctaataaattaatattaaagagCGGAAAAAATGGGATGAGGgatttaattcaattcaattgtAACTAGTGGTTGATTTTAAACATTATTGAAATTTGATATTTCATTAGTGACTGTTGAATTTTTTAGGAATCACTTAAGTGTGGATCTTCTTATAAAATCAGTTAAGCGTGGATCTTTTTTCCCCACAAAAGtgcattttataaattatatatataaaatgcgtATGTATGAATACAAATGTCTAAACACCCGACATGCTAAATAATGACCGTAAACTTAACTTTACGGGTAAGCTAAATTGTTCAAAAGAACGAACTAGTTTCAAGTTTCATAATTGTTAAAGATTGAAGATGTCAAGGGCATgcttggatttggagttgaggAGCCTTGGGTTCGGTAAGGAAaggtttaaatttcaaaatttatgtttGGGTTATTTTTTGGTGTAGGGTTGATTTTGAAAAGTTAAATGTTGGATAAGGAGACACTTTTGTGACacgtatgtatatataaatttattaatatcataattaTTTACTAAGAGAATTTACATTAGGTTATATTACACAACTATAACCATAATGGGATATATTTTGTTAGTTGGTAGGTTTCTTAACAACTTAACATACTTTGTTCATAATAATAAAGACTGTActtaaattaattgattaattagaCTCTGTACAAAATAGTATTCTTAATATCTTCCAAGTGTCCGTAGTAATAAAGACTCAACTTAAACTAATAAAGTAATTAATAAGACTCTTTGCAAATTTGTGCTCTCACTCTCTTTCAAGTGTTCCTTTGATTCTAATATTTTGCTATTATACATACAGTGTCCATAATAATAAAGACTTTACttaaagtaattaattaagTCCTCGTTTGGTATTGTTGTTGCAAACAACAGCTTTCAGCCAGAAAACAGGTAAAAATTTGTCCGGTCAATCTAAAAGCAGATTTTCTAAGTAATAGCCTTCAActcaaaagctgcttttagagaAAACATTTTCTCCTATGTTTTCTTTTGGAAAAATTTGTTTGTCACCTTCTACGGGAGGTTATCACAAATTTTGGTATCCAACCTCGCGAAAAACattattttctatttataattcaaaacatgaaaatatcataaaattacCAAACAAAACAACACTTCTTCTTAATAACACGTCAGTTTTGAACATCACTCTCAAACTTAGCCTAactaattaattagattttgtGCAAAATTAAACTCTCACAGTCTCCAAACTCTTCCGCCTTCTTTCATATTCTGTTGTTTTGCGCATGCAtacaataacttgctagaacatgatatttatatacttttgacctaacaaaataaaaatataactttagaataaaaatacttgacaACTTAACTTAAACataaaagaattaaaattgaaaaaagttctaaattttatttttggagatttattataaacaaaattccAAACTAATAAACTATACAGGATACACGAGAGTCTACAGCAGTATTTTTGCACTGACATTTGTACATGAGATTTTATTTTTGGAGATGCATGATGAGACATTTTTGCACTGACATTTGtaaatgttttcacttgaccaaaccaaaaaaataacataaaacaattaaaaccttAGAATTAGAATACAAATTTCTTAATATAAACGTGCAAGAATTGAAATTGAAGAGAAAGACTAAAAGTTTTTAAATTGATATACGAAATAAcatacataaaataattttgcacCATTATATAAAACAATTgagttaaaaaagatattaatttaataatatatgtaatattaattttcataaatatttttatcatctaTAATTGATTAGTTGGTAGACATATAGCAACGggcaaaaatattacatttgtaAAGTTTTTTACTAGAccaaattaaaaagtaaaatttaaaaatttaaaatccacacaaaataattatgttaaaaaagatttaacataataatgaaagtaatttttaattttataaatattatcatCTATCGATACTTTAGTATTATAACTAAAATAAGATATAATTGATTGGTTGGTAAACATATAGCAACTTGCAAAAATTTGACATTTCTGAATTATTTGTTGGaccaaattaaataataaaattaaaaaatgaaaacattGACAACTTAACTTAAACGTACAAGAATTAAATGaacaaaaaaactatttttttctttatgatgaagggttttttaaaatttcaaactaatAAACTAAATATGATACATAAAATCATTTTTGCACCGATATTTGTAAATGTTTCTACCGGGTCAAACTAAAAAGTAAATAACATAAAACCTTAGAATAAAAACAGAAACAATTTAACTTAAACATATAAGGACTAAAATTGAACAAATTACTATATATTTTCATCATtaatctttttcaaaattcCAAACTCATAAAGTAAATAAcatacataaaaataattttcacagttttattaaattatttgagttataaaatgtattattattacatgcaatattattatttttaaatattattatgaaatagTACAAAACATAATAATAGACTGTATTTCCAAATTAATaagataaattatattgttttaataaataaaaatattaataatgatCTTAAAATAATTATCTCGACACGAGCTTCAAACGGGTTAAAAGCTAGTATAGTATATATCttaatattgaaaaaaattatactataatCACACACATAATTGTACAACATTTATCTCTGTTAGTTTATTTTCATTAATGTAAAATGTTAACAGTAAACCAATATCATTATTAAAAcaactaatatttttaaatcttttaataaACATGCTTAATCTTCTAACAATGTGCTCAAGAACCACCCTTTTCCTAATGTGCTTTGTTTTTGTAAGCTAAGCCTGAAACATGAACACTTGAAAACAGGACATAACACTTGAAACATGACATGAACTATTTTGTTCCATATAGAATTATCCATAATACCTTCCTATGTTTCTCTAACTCGGGTATGGCGTGTCAGACACGACATATATCCGAGTTTGGACTCGACAATTCTTAAAATTGGGGACACATgacatttttctatttttttgacACGGGTACGGGGACACGACATAATACATTCGTAAATAGGCATGGTTAGTAGATTCCTTAACAACAAGTAACTATACAGTTATGATCAAACATGAATTTGTAAGGAATATTGCAAATTAGGGATCTTGTAtgcttgttttttatttttgtcttTTTCTGGTTTGCATTGTATATTCAACTTAGATGTGGTCTTTTAGTTGGTCAAAGTGCCCACATTTCAGTCAAAGGATCTGACACGGAATAAGTTTCGTGTCCGAGTGTCCATATGTCGAACACGGATACGACTACCTAAATAGAAGAGTCGGAGTAACATAGATTCCTTCCATCTCAATCAGTCATTTTAAAGTTCTTAATTTAGTGAGTGACGAAATTGTTGATAAAGAAAGAAGTATCTCACTAGCTTATCTAACAGTTATAATTGTTCCctgcttttttttattatatgactTAGTGAGTTAATTATTCTTTGACATGAACAGGCCGCTATATTGCTCCAGAAGTTTTCGGAAATGAAGAGTATGACACTGCGGCAGATGTTTTCTCATTTGCGTTAATTCTACAGGAGGTAACACTTGCTTTAGGTAGAAAGAGTAGTACATTATCTGCCCTTTCATTTTCCTTCTTTTGCATCTTGTTCCCGGTTTCTTGGTGACcactttttttactttttttagtaGAAATATTTAATGGACCCTTATTTTGAGACCAACGGAATACTCTACATGAAGCACAAATGGGCTGTCAGATACTATCAAATTTAATGTGATTCGGTGCTGGCTTACAAATGTATATTTGCGAGTTCAAACATTTTGTTTGTTGATTTATAATGCAAGACAAGTGCCTCTTTAAAATATGTCACACGAGTATGTTTAATGAATCAAATTGGTAGTTAATTGGATCTATGAGGTAGAGCAAACTTGCAAAATTCTCCTTGAAGTGGTAGTGTCCTAATAATTAATGGACACAGTCGAAGTGATCTTTGAATTAGTTGGGGTCACGTGTTAATAATTATTGGTCAAGGTTGAAGACTTCTTTTTAAATGAGGCCGTCACTATTTATCTATCTAGCGATATAGCGATGTAGAGGAAAGCTTATATTCATATTGAacttcttatattatatttagaattGAGGTGATGAAAGTCATGTATTATACTAAACTAACTTTTAGCATGTGCAGaggttttttatatatatacatattgatTAACTTAAAATggttcaaaatattaaatatttcttgttttgtaagttgataaatttaatattatgttaatatgttaaaaaatatactctccgtcccattttagttgctTTTTTAGAGagtaatttttgtttcaaaataattGTTGTTTTCTTGATGTACTACTAAAAAGTGATTATTCTCTCATTAATGACACCATGTAATTTCTAATACATTTCTTAGTACTCGTGAAGACACTAAAATCCTAATTCTGCTCAGTTTAATATTACTCCACCACTACTCATTCACTGCATGCATGCCACTAACGTAACAACAAGTAACAAAAGAAAGCTTACA is a window from the Daucus carota subsp. sativus chromosome 8, DH1 v3.0, whole genome shotgun sequence genome containing:
- the LOC108197023 gene encoding integrin-linked protein kinase 1; this translates as MAARFTLLKQSSLAPDDDRANEEEEDQVDIDPRVNLMYLANEGDLDGIKELLNSGIDVNFRDIDNRTALHISACQGKSEVVELLLSRGASVDSRDRWGSTPLADAIHYQNHDVIKLLEKHGAKLPVAPMHVKNVREVPEYEIDPKELDFTDSVELTKGTYRVVSWRGTQVAAKKLAEEVTNNDDKVRAFIDELALLQKIRHPNVVQFLGAVTQSSPMMIVTEYLPKGDLCAYMKEKGPLRPLKAVRFALDIARGLNYLHEIKPEAIIHRDLEPANILRDDSGHLKVADFGVSKLLKVTSRVKEDRPVTCQDTSCRYIAPEVFGNEEYDTAADVFSFALILQEMIEGCPPFSAKQESEVPKAYAAKDRPPFEAPAKYYAHGLGELIEECWSEKPANRPTFKKIIPRLESICSTLIQRNRWKAKPIRCFEKLEAMWKKDHSSRGSHSRSSRSTNR